Genomic segment of Sphingopyxis lindanitolerans:
CCAGACCTTTCAAACCTTACAACCAGCAGGAGATGAAATCTCGTGAACAGCGCCGTGCTTCCCTATAAGGTCGCCATCGTTGGGTGCGGATTTGTCGGACTGAGTTGGGCCATCGTTTTTGCCCGGGCCGGACATGAGGTCAGGCTTCATGATCCGGTCCCGGCGGTACTGGATGATGCACTTGCCCGGCTTGCCGACACTCTGGATCGTCTCGCGATGGATGGCATGGCCGAGCGGCCAACAAACGACGTCCTGGCGAACGTCACCGTTGCCGCCTCCCTCCAAGATGCAGTTTCCGGAGCCGGATATGTACAGGAAAGTTCACCCGAACGGCTCGATGTGAAGCAGGCGTTGTTTCGGGAACTTGATAATCTTGCGCCCGAAACCGCCATTCTGGCGAGTTCGTCGTCGGGCCTCACCACCAACTCGGTTTGCGGCGATCTGCCTGGCCGAAGCCGATGCCTTGTCGCTCATCCCGCCAATCCGCCCCATTTGCTGCCGGCCGTCGAGATAGTGCCGGCCCCCTTTACGGAACTCGGGAGTATCGACCGTGCATCGGAGATTATGCGCGGAGTGGGACAGGTGCCCGTTGTCATCAAGGAGATCGATGGTTTCGTCATGAACCGTCTTCAAGCGGCGCTTGCCCGCGAGGCCCTCGATCTTGTCGAAAGCGGGATTGCCGGGCCGGAGGCCGTGGATGCAATCATGCGCGGTAGCCTCGGGCTGCGCTGGTCCTTTATGGGGCCTTTCGAGACGATGGATTTGAACGCACCGGGCGGCTTTGCCGATTATGCCGAACGCTATGGGCCTGGTTTTGCCAGATTGGCGGGTGCCGTCGCATGGCCGGAAGCCGCGGTCGGCCGCGTCGACGATGCCATGAGGCGGCAGATGCCCATCGATCGGCTGGAGGAAAAGCGTGTGTGGCGAGATCGGCAACTCGCTTCGCTCAGCAAGCTTCGGTCTTATCAGAAACAATAATGTGCTTCGCCTGGCGGCGTGCCCATACCAATTTGCGACACCGCTAGCCCAAAGCCATGCCTGCCGAGGTCCGACGACAGTTTGCCGGTTGCGCATGTAAATTTGGAAAGCGGCCGGGCTGCGGGCGGCCGGATGCAGACGAAGCTGCCAAT
This window contains:
- a CDS encoding 3-hydroxyacyl-CoA dehydrogenase, coding for MNSAVLPYKVAIVGCGFVGLSWAIVFARAGHEVRLHDPVPAVLDDALARLADTLDRLAMDGMAERPTNDVLANVTVAASLQDAVSGAGYVQESSPERLDVKQALFRELDNLAPETAILASSSSGLTTNSVCGDLPGRSRCLVAHPANPPHLLPAVEIVPAPFTELGSIDRASEIMRGVGQVPVVIKEIDGFVMNRLQAALAREALDLVESGIAGPEAVDAIMRGSLGLRWSFMGPFETMDLNAPGGFADYAERYGPGFARLAGAVAWPEAAVGRVDDAMRRQMPIDRLEEKRVWRDRQLASLSKLRSYQKQ